The following coding sequences lie in one Candidatus Neptunochlamydia sp. REUL1 genomic window:
- a CDS encoding DUF2786 domain-containing protein, protein MAFEILAHEMQIKVGHSRLYYQGYSYPLRFIVFDHPSTLGIFQSDLFEIGINKVFLLESEKAIKEIIRHELAHLVTFLEFGSHVSMHGKEFRTVCKRYGWAIEISKATVPLEKIVKNKRIVEKVRKLLSLAESPHPSEAEEATLKAQHLLSKYNVEYTPEEDETVLLRVLEKKRGSAKLQAIASILRSFYVYPVFNKGKKGVYLEMIGDQTATQVAEYVAHFLDYQFEALWKEARKKDPLLKGTASKNSFFRGLAEGYKDKKVDSKSLIRIENHLTTMAQKIYPYLSSVSSSFCHHERGARKGREKGKTMKIHEGIQKKFKRFLLV, encoded by the coding sequence ATGGCTTTTGAAATTCTAGCACACGAAATGCAAATTAAGGTCGGCCACTCCCGACTTTATTATCAGGGATACTCCTATCCTCTTCGATTTATTGTCTTTGACCACCCTTCAACCCTCGGAATTTTTCAAAGCGACCTCTTCGAAATAGGGATCAATAAAGTATTTCTTCTTGAGAGTGAAAAAGCGATTAAGGAAATTATACGACATGAGCTAGCCCACCTTGTCACCTTTCTTGAGTTTGGAAGCCACGTCTCTATGCATGGCAAAGAATTTCGCACAGTCTGCAAAAGGTACGGATGGGCAATCGAGATTTCAAAAGCCACAGTTCCCCTAGAAAAAATAGTGAAAAACAAGCGCATTGTCGAAAAGGTAAGAAAACTTCTTTCTCTAGCTGAAAGCCCTCATCCTTCTGAGGCTGAGGAAGCGACTCTAAAAGCTCAACACCTCTTAAGCAAATATAATGTCGAATATACTCCTGAAGAAGATGAAACAGTACTCCTTCGCGTTTTAGAAAAAAAACGGGGAAGTGCAAAGCTCCAAGCCATAGCCTCAATTCTTAGGAGCTTTTATGTCTATCCCGTCTTTAACAAAGGAAAAAAAGGAGTCTATTTAGAAATGATTGGGGATCAAACAGCTACCCAAGTTGCCGAGTATGTCGCCCATTTTCTCGATTACCAGTTCGAAGCCCTATGGAAAGAAGCTCGAAAAAAGGATCCTTTGCTGAAGGGAACCGCTTCAAAAAATTCCTTTTTTAGGGGGCTCGCTGAAGGATACAAGGACAAGAAAGTCGACTCCAAATCCCTTATTCGCATCGAAAACCATTTAACAACCATGGCTCAAAAAATTTATCCCTATCTCTCTTCCGTATCCTCCTCATTTTGTCATCATGAAAGGGGGGCTAGAAAGGGAAGGGAAAAAGGAAAAACGATGAAAATTCATGAGGGGATCCAGAAGAAATTCAAGCGCTTTCTGCTTGTGTGA
- a CDS encoding peptidylprolyl isomerase, producing the protein MSKNPIIVMETTQGIIEIELKPTVAPKACENMMKHAAKGYYDGIIFHRIISNFMIQGGDPTGTGRGGESIWGKPFEDECKSSEKFDRPGILAMANSGPGTNGSQFFITTAETPWLNGNHTIFGEVVKGYDVVEKLEKVKTGMHDKPVESQKILKMYVKK; encoded by the coding sequence ATGTCGAAAAATCCTATTATCGTTATGGAGACTACTCAGGGAATAATTGAAATTGAACTCAAGCCGACAGTGGCTCCCAAAGCGTGTGAGAACATGATGAAACACGCGGCAAAAGGATATTATGATGGGATTATTTTTCACCGAATTATCAGCAACTTTATGATTCAAGGAGGAGATCCGACAGGGACTGGACGAGGAGGAGAATCAATCTGGGGCAAGCCTTTTGAAGATGAGTGCAAGTCGAGTGAAAAATTCGATCGCCCTGGTATTTTAGCTATGGCAAATTCAGGGCCAGGAACCAATGGTAGTCAGTTTTTTATTACAACAGCAGAAACGCCATGGCTTAATGGAAATCATACCATTTTTGGTGAGGTGGTTAAGGGATATGACGTTGTTGAGAAGCTTGAAAAGGTAAAGACGGGAATGCATGACAAACCAGTCGAGAGCCAAAAGATCCTTAAGATGTACGTAAAGAAATGA
- a CDS encoding 4-hydroxy-tetrahydrodipicolinate reductase yields MKIALVGYGKMGKAVRELSLLAGHSCSSEIVSDADVCIDFSVGGAVKKTALSIEIPWVLGTTGWSKDEILPIVKKRKIPFLYAPNFSIGMALFRKMAKLGESLFKGYEIEGVETHHVEKKDAPSGTALRLMEEIEGLKFTSIRRGEEVGTHQIMFHSQGESVELTHRAHDRKVFARGAILSAEWLVGKKGVYTFDDYIEERASCHLQELQQH; encoded by the coding sequence ATGAAAATAGCTCTTGTTGGCTATGGAAAAATGGGGAAGGCAGTTAGAGAGCTTTCCCTATTAGCAGGGCATTCGTGCTCGAGTGAGATTGTTTCCGATGCCGATGTGTGTATTGACTTTTCAGTTGGAGGAGCGGTAAAAAAGACCGCTCTTTCTATTGAGATTCCGTGGGTTCTTGGAACGACAGGGTGGAGCAAAGATGAAATTCTCCCGATTGTTAAAAAGAGAAAGATCCCTTTTCTTTACGCGCCCAATTTTTCAATAGGGATGGCCTTGTTTAGAAAAATGGCCAAACTAGGGGAAAGTCTATTTAAGGGGTATGAAATAGAGGGCGTAGAAACCCACCATGTCGAAAAAAAAGATGCTCCCTCGGGGACAGCTTTAAGACTGATGGAGGAAATTGAGGGACTTAAGTTTACATCTATCCGAAGAGGGGAGGAAGTTGGTACCCATCAGATCATGTTTCACAGCCAAGGGGAATCTGTCGAGTTAACGCATCGTGCGCATGATCGCAAGGTGTTTGCTAGAGGGGCTATTCTTTCAGCTGAGTGGCTAGTGGGGAAAAAAGGGGTTTATACTTTTGATGATTATATTGAAGAAAGAGCGTCATGTCATTTGCAGGAATTACAACAGCATTAA
- the dapA gene encoding 4-hydroxy-tetrahydrodipicolinate synthase, with amino-acid sequence MSFAGITTALITPFKEKKVDDKGLRGNIHFQIEEGVDNLLLLGTTGEGNFLSEEERKRVIAIALEEGKGRASLMLSCGDVSTERSISKVIQAEKMGVNGVLVIAPYYCRPTQEGLFRHFQEIAKNTSLPIIIYNHPKRTGVEIELETVKRLADIQNIVGIKDASGSIAYGASVIVALPDFLFLAGDDLMALPTSVIGAAGLVSVLSNLMPSKMKELIETQDCTLYQKLYPFISMSQIETNPVPIKAMMKLIGLSAGECRLPLTSLSKVNHNKLRNLLLNSPLVEAAAL; translated from the coding sequence ATGTCATTTGCAGGAATTACAACAGCATTAATCACTCCTTTTAAAGAAAAAAAGGTTGATGATAAAGGACTTAGAGGTAATATTCACTTCCAAATTGAGGAAGGGGTTGATAACCTTCTTCTTCTAGGGACGACAGGGGAAGGGAATTTCCTGTCTGAGGAAGAACGAAAGAGGGTGATTGCGATTGCTCTTGAAGAAGGAAAAGGCAGGGCATCCTTAATGCTTTCCTGTGGGGATGTGTCAACAGAACGCTCAATTTCCAAGGTCATCCAAGCAGAAAAAATGGGTGTGAATGGAGTTTTGGTCATTGCTCCCTACTACTGTCGTCCGACACAAGAGGGCCTTTTTCGACATTTTCAGGAGATAGCAAAAAACACATCGCTTCCAATTATCATTTATAACCATCCAAAACGGACCGGCGTAGAGATTGAATTGGAGACAGTCAAACGACTAGCTGACATTCAAAATATTGTAGGGATCAAAGATGCATCAGGATCGATTGCCTATGGGGCGTCAGTCATTGTGGCACTTCCTGATTTTTTATTTTTAGCGGGAGACGATTTGATGGCTCTTCCTACGTCAGTCATTGGAGCAGCAGGCTTAGTCTCAGTGCTTAGTAATCTGATGCCAAGCAAAATGAAAGAGCTGATAGAGACTCAAGATTGTACATTGTATCAGAAGTTATATCCTTTTATCTCCATGAGTCAAATTGAGACAAATCCGGTTCCGATTAAAGCTATGATGAAACTAATAGGACTTTCTGCTGGGGAGTGTCGTCTCCCTCTAACGTCTCTTTCAAAGGTAAATCATAACAAGTTGCGAAATCTTCTACTGAATTCCCCATTGGTTGAGGCGGCGGCTTTATGA
- a CDS encoding peptide chain release factor family protein — protein sequence MEELGIIDSDLIEKFILGSGKGGQKVNKTASCVYLKHLPTGIEVKCQQERSRELNRYLARQELCEKLAYEIHQEKTKKRKEIEKIRQQKKRRSRRLKQKILEDKKKHSEIKKMRKKIEE from the coding sequence ATGGAAGAGCTGGGAATTATTGATAGTGATCTTATTGAAAAATTTATTCTGGGCTCCGGCAAGGGTGGGCAAAAGGTGAATAAAACCGCTTCTTGCGTTTACCTTAAACATCTTCCAACCGGAATTGAAGTAAAGTGCCAACAGGAACGCTCTCGAGAGCTCAACCGCTACTTAGCCCGTCAGGAACTTTGTGAAAAACTTGCCTATGAAATTCACCAAGAAAAAACAAAAAAGAGAAAAGAAATAGAAAAAATTAGGCAGCAAAAAAAGCGTCGATCTCGTAGATTGAAACAAAAGATCTTAGAGGATAAAAAGAAACACTCCGAAATTAAAAAGATGCGAAAAAAAATCGAGGAATAA
- a CDS encoding LL-diaminopimelate aminotransferase, with amino-acid sequence MLERPPQFKELRPFYLFPEINRRKEAFLKENPTVELLSLGIGDTVLPLPRVIALALEKGAAELGTLEGYSGYGKEQGLLELRTKICSRLYPKLSPEEIYISDGAKSDLGRLQNLFGGNVRVGIQDPTYPVYVDGSILQGVKNIELLPCTPQNGFFSEIPEGLDLLYICNPNNPTGRAYTREELKVLVDYALKNRTIILYDGAYFSYIQDSALPRTIYDIPGAEKVAIEINSFSKMAGFSGVRLGWTVIPKELKFQCGYPIKEDYHRFGCTVFNGASNIAQKGGVAVFTDEGWAAIQESIQYTMTNAKLLKEKFEGEGYRVHGGKNAPYLWIETPGRQSWDVFQEFMEKRHLIITPGAGYGPSGEHCIRVSAFGFRKSITDFI; translated from the coding sequence ATGTTAGAACGTCCGCCGCAGTTTAAAGAGCTTAGGCCCTTTTATCTCTTTCCTGAGATTAACCGTCGAAAGGAAGCTTTCTTGAAAGAGAATCCAACTGTTGAGCTCCTAAGTCTTGGAATTGGAGATACAGTTCTTCCTCTTCCTAGAGTAATTGCCTTAGCTTTAGAGAAGGGGGCAGCGGAGCTTGGAACTTTAGAGGGATATTCTGGATATGGAAAAGAACAGGGGCTTTTGGAGCTCCGGACTAAAATCTGCAGTCGCCTATATCCCAAACTTTCTCCCGAGGAGATTTATATATCAGATGGAGCAAAAAGTGACCTAGGGCGTCTTCAGAATCTTTTTGGGGGCAATGTTAGAGTCGGAATTCAAGATCCTACCTACCCCGTCTATGTGGATGGAAGTATTTTGCAAGGTGTAAAGAACATAGAGCTTCTCCCATGCACACCGCAAAATGGTTTTTTTTCAGAAATTCCTGAGGGACTAGATCTTCTCTATATATGCAACCCAAATAACCCTACAGGCAGAGCTTATACCCGCGAAGAGCTGAAAGTTCTTGTCGACTATGCTCTTAAAAACCGCACGATTATTCTCTATGATGGCGCGTATTTTTCGTACATTCAGGATAGTGCTTTGCCTCGTACAATCTATGACATTCCAGGAGCTGAGAAAGTTGCAATTGAGATTAATTCCTTTTCAAAAATGGCAGGATTTTCAGGGGTACGTTTAGGCTGGACTGTGATTCCCAAAGAGCTTAAGTTTCAGTGTGGATACCCTATAAAAGAGGATTACCATCGTTTTGGATGTACCGTTTTTAATGGGGCTTCAAATATTGCTCAAAAGGGAGGTGTTGCTGTGTTCACCGATGAAGGGTGGGCGGCGATTCAAGAGTCTATTCAGTATACGATGACGAATGCTAAGCTTCTCAAAGAGAAATTTGAAGGGGAGGGGTACCGTGTCCATGGGGGAAAGAATGCACCATATCTATGGATTGAAACCCCCGGGAGGCAGTCCTGGGATGTTTTTCAGGAGTTCATGGAAAAGCGGCATCTTATCATCACCCCGGGTGCAGGGTACGGACCTTCTGGAGAGCATTGTATTCGGGTTAGTGCTTTTGGATTTAGAAAGAGCATCACCGACTTTATCTAA
- a CDS encoding D-alanine--D-alanine ligase family protein produces MIVKPRVMMQRKIRVGVLFGGQSEEHEVSIRSAQSVIEHLNRDKYEVYPIKIEKSGTWFFNDFQVSPEEIFFSPCVLKKTFDVIFPVLHGPYGEDGTVQGLIELAHLPYVGSDHLSSAMCMDKGVMKDMLSGAGLPTPKSLFLQSFDIEKILGTFAFPLFVKPARLGSSVGISKVHSKEELFSALEESFKYDERIVVEEGIKGQELEVSILGNLDPRASLPGEIIPTHDFYSYEAKYLDENGARFILPAKISAEKTREIQELAIKAYKTMRCEGMARVDFFMEKGGKLLINELNTIPGFTSISLYPKLWEVSGLSYPSLLCELIDLAIQRFNRLKPKMYAFH; encoded by the coding sequence ATGATAGTAAAACCTAGGGTAATGATGCAAAGAAAGATTCGAGTAGGCGTTCTTTTTGGGGGGCAATCAGAAGAGCATGAGGTCTCGATCAGGTCGGCTCAGTCGGTCATAGAGCACCTTAATCGTGATAAATATGAAGTTTATCCTATTAAGATTGAAAAAAGTGGAACATGGTTTTTTAACGATTTCCAAGTTTCTCCTGAAGAGATTTTTTTTTCCCCTTGCGTGCTAAAAAAAACCTTTGATGTCATCTTTCCTGTGCTTCATGGCCCTTATGGAGAGGATGGCACTGTTCAAGGCCTTATAGAGCTTGCACACCTTCCTTATGTTGGGTCCGATCACTTGAGTTCTGCTATGTGTATGGACAAGGGGGTGATGAAGGATATGCTTAGTGGAGCAGGCCTGCCTACTCCTAAATCGCTTTTTCTTCAATCATTTGACATAGAAAAAATTCTTGGTACCTTTGCTTTTCCTCTTTTCGTTAAGCCAGCAAGGTTAGGATCTTCCGTAGGGATTAGTAAGGTCCACTCAAAAGAGGAACTTTTTTCTGCGCTTGAAGAGAGCTTTAAATACGATGAAAGAATTGTGGTCGAAGAAGGAATTAAAGGGCAGGAATTAGAAGTTTCCATTCTCGGGAATCTAGATCCAAGAGCATCTCTTCCTGGTGAAATTATTCCTACCCATGACTTCTATTCTTATGAAGCAAAATATCTCGATGAAAATGGGGCGCGCTTTATCCTTCCTGCTAAAATCTCTGCTGAAAAAACTAGGGAAATACAGGAACTTGCTATCAAAGCATATAAAACAATGAGGTGTGAAGGAATGGCGCGTGTTGATTTCTTCATGGAGAAAGGAGGAAAACTCCTCATCAATGAGCTTAATACAATCCCTGGATTCACCTCTATTAGTCTCTACCCTAAGCTATGGGAAGTGAGCGGATTATCTTATCCGAGCCTCCTCTGTGAGCTTATCGACCTTGCTATTCAGCGTTTTAATCGTTTAAAACCTAAAATGTATGCGTTTCATTGA
- a CDS encoding aspartate-semialdehyde dehydrogenase produces MIKVGLLGGGGLVGQTYQKLISKHRGFELCFIPSREALEDVSKARGCDLIFSALPNSAAEIYDPLYARAGYPVFSSASCHRMEEDIPLIIPEINPEDFAWIERQQKNRGWDGFIVAKPNCTLQGMILPLFPLHKRFRLSGISVTYLQARSGAGKGFELEGNILPFIEGEEEKSTMETHKILGDSSIHISAQCMRVPISHGHLAAISARFQERPSLEEVKTLWDRYEPVSYLEEADRPQPALDLGDGMVVSIGRLSACPLMDVQFISLSHNLIRGAAGGGLLTAEYWSKNVRTSAAV; encoded by the coding sequence ATGATTAAAGTGGGACTTTTGGGTGGCGGAGGGCTAGTAGGTCAGACCTATCAAAAACTTATCTCTAAGCATCGAGGCTTTGAACTTTGTTTTATTCCTTCAAGAGAGGCATTGGAGGATGTTTCAAAAGCTAGAGGATGCGATCTAATTTTTTCAGCCCTCCCGAATAGTGCAGCTGAAATTTATGATCCTCTATATGCTCGAGCGGGATATCCAGTATTCTCATCTGCTTCATGCCATCGGATGGAAGAGGATATTCCCTTAATTATTCCTGAAATCAATCCCGAGGATTTTGCGTGGATTGAAAGGCAGCAAAAAAATCGTGGATGGGATGGATTTATTGTTGCTAAACCAAACTGCACCCTTCAAGGCATGATTCTTCCACTGTTCCCTTTGCATAAGAGGTTTCGTTTAAGTGGAATTTCAGTGACCTACTTGCAGGCACGTAGTGGGGCAGGAAAAGGGTTTGAGCTAGAGGGCAATATCCTCCCATTTATTGAAGGAGAAGAAGAAAAATCAACGATGGAAACCCATAAGATATTGGGAGATTCTTCAATCCATATTTCTGCGCAATGTATGAGAGTCCCGATTTCTCATGGTCACCTTGCTGCTATTTCAGCCAGGTTTCAAGAAAGACCCTCTTTAGAGGAAGTGAAGACCCTCTGGGATAGATATGAGCCTGTCTCTTATCTTGAAGAAGCGGACCGCCCTCAACCTGCCCTTGATTTGGGGGATGGAATGGTGGTGAGTATAGGACGTCTTTCTGCCTGTCCTTTAATGGATGTTCAGTTTATTTCTTTATCCCATAACCTGATTCGTGGAGCAGCAGGTGGTGGACTATTAACAGCAGAGTATTGGAGTAAAAATGTTAGAACGTCCGCCGCAGTTTAA